Proteins encoded by one window of Streptococcus suis S735:
- a CDS encoding Fur family transcriptional regulator: MELHSHFNAENQTAFEHVIQHLKEKGIRITETRKAVVAYIIESDDHPSAEMIYQDLIPNYPNMSLATVYNNLKLLLEEGFVTKLKRTNDNTTYYDFMGHEHLNVICEVCGKITDFMDVEIPSLKKEAHTQTGYKITKEVLSIYGICPDCQN, encoded by the coding sequence ATGGAACTCCATTCTCACTTCAATGCAGAAAACCAAACTGCTTTTGAACACGTCATCCAACATCTAAAAGAAAAGGGTATACGCATTACCGAAACTAGAAAAGCAGTCGTTGCCTACATTATCGAAAGCGATGACCACCCTAGTGCTGAAATGATTTATCAAGATCTAATACCTAACTACCCCAACATGAGTCTGGCGACTGTTTACAACAACCTCAAACTTCTATTGGAAGAAGGGTTCGTGACCAAATTGAAACGGACCAATGATAATACTACTTATTACGACTTTATGGGGCACGAGCACCTCAATGTTATTTGTGAAGTCTGTGGAAAAATCACTGATTTCATGGATGTAGAAATCCCGAGCTTGAAGAAGGAAGCTCATACCCAAACTGGTTACAAAATTACAAAAGAGGTGCTATCCATCTACGGCATTTGTCCTGATTGCCAGAACTAA
- the truA gene encoding tRNA pseudouridine(38-40) synthase TruA: MTRYKAIISYDGHDFSGFQRQPHARTVQEEIEKTLVRLNSGQPVTVHGAGRTDAGVHAYGQVIHFDLAGSRDVEKLRFALDTQTSEDIDVVSVEQVADDFHCRYAKHSKTYEFLVDIGRPKNPMMRHYATFYPYDLDLSLIEEAIQDLVGTHDFTGFTASGTSVEDKVRTITVASMEYDQQRQFLIFTFSGNGFLYKQVRNMVGTLLKIGNGRMPVGQIKRILAEKDRGLAGPTAAGNGLYLKEIIYED, from the coding sequence ATGACAAGATATAAGGCAATTATTTCCTACGACGGACATGACTTTTCTGGTTTTCAGCGCCAGCCCCATGCTCGTACGGTTCAGGAAGAAATCGAAAAAACGTTAGTAAGATTGAATAGTGGTCAGCCAGTAACCGTTCATGGTGCAGGTCGTACAGATGCGGGGGTCCACGCTTACGGTCAGGTTATACACTTTGACTTGGCTGGCAGTCGAGATGTGGAGAAGCTCCGCTTTGCCCTGGATACCCAAACCTCTGAGGATATTGATGTGGTCAGTGTGGAGCAGGTGGCGGATGATTTTCATTGCCGCTATGCCAAGCACAGCAAGACCTATGAGTTTCTGGTGGATATTGGGCGACCTAAGAATCCCATGATGCGCCACTATGCGACCTTCTATCCCTATGATTTGGACTTGAGCTTGATAGAAGAAGCCATTCAGGACCTAGTGGGAACCCATGATTTCACAGGCTTTACGGCTTCGGGGACCTCGGTCGAGGACAAGGTGCGGACCATTACAGTAGCAAGTATGGAATATGACCAGCAGCGGCAGTTCTTGATTTTCACCTTTTCGGGCAACGGTTTTTTGTACAAGCAGGTGCGGAATATGGTCGGGACCCTCTTGAAAATTGGCAATGGTCGCATGCCTGTTGGGCAGATTAAAAGGATTTTAGCAGAAAAGGATCGTGGTTTGGCGGGTCCGACTGCGGCAGGCAACGGCCTCTATCTAAAGGAGATTATCTATGAAGACTAA
- a CDS encoding bifunctional hydroxymethylpyrimidine kinase/phosphomethylpyrimidine kinase: MKTKYILALSGNDIFSGGGLHADLTTYTVHGLHGFVAVTCLTAMTEKGFEVIPTETAVFAQQLASLKDVPFSAIKIGLLPSVEIAEQALEFIKTHQEIPVVLDPVLVCKETHDTEVSQLRDEILKFLPYVSIITPNLAEAQLLLQKDIKTVEEMKQVAVALYDLGAKAVVIKGGNRLGGSEAVDVFYDGQEVVVLQSPLLSENNVGAGCTFASSIASQLLLGQEPLEAVRLSKDFVHAAIEKSDDYGVVQYEK; the protein is encoded by the coding sequence ATGAAGACTAAGTATATTTTGGCGCTTTCTGGCAACGATATTTTCAGCGGTGGCGGGCTCCACGCAGATCTGACCACCTACACAGTCCATGGGCTGCATGGCTTTGTGGCGGTGACCTGCTTGACAGCTATGACGGAAAAAGGTTTTGAGGTCATTCCGACGGAGACTGCGGTCTTTGCCCAGCAGCTGGCTAGTTTGAAGGATGTGCCCTTTTCTGCGATTAAGATTGGCTTGCTTCCCTCTGTGGAAATAGCAGAGCAGGCTTTGGAGTTTATCAAGACTCACCAGGAGATTCCTGTGGTCTTGGATCCAGTCTTGGTCTGCAAGGAAACGCACGATACCGAGGTCAGTCAGTTGCGAGATGAAATCTTGAAATTCCTTCCTTATGTCAGCATTATCACGCCAAATCTGGCAGAAGCTCAGCTATTGCTCCAAAAGGATATCAAAACGGTGGAAGAGATGAAGCAGGTGGCAGTGGCCTTGTATGACTTGGGAGCCAAGGCGGTGGTCATCAAGGGAGGCAATCGTCTGGGTGGCTCAGAGGCGGTTGATGTTTTCTACGACGGTCAGGAAGTGGTGGTGCTCCAGTCGCCTCTGCTGTCAGAAAACAATGTGGGGGCAGGCTGTACCTTTGCGTCCAGCATTGCCAGTCAGCTTTTGCTGGGTCAAGAGCCTTTGGAGGCGGTCAGGCTGTCCAAGGACTTTGTCCATGCGGCGATTGAAAAATCAGATGATTATGGGGTGGTTCAATATGAGAAATAA
- a CDS encoding ECF transporter S component: protein MRNKQTQELVLLAILTALSLVLAFVHVPTATGFVTLLDVGVYFTAFYLGKKEGAIVGGLSGLLIDFLLGYPQWAFFSLVFHGAQGYFAGWTGKKRILGLVLATLSMVGGYYLASRLYFNDLKAIESVLSNTLQNTVGLVVGYVLAQAIERIGAVNHVIKGN, encoded by the coding sequence ATGAGAAATAAACAAACGCAAGAATTGGTCTTGCTCGCTATCTTAACAGCCTTGAGTTTGGTATTAGCCTTTGTTCATGTACCAACTGCAACTGGTTTTGTCACACTCTTGGATGTTGGGGTATATTTTACAGCCTTTTACTTGGGCAAGAAAGAGGGAGCCATTGTCGGCGGATTGTCAGGGCTTCTGATTGATTTCTTGTTGGGCTATCCCCAGTGGGCATTCTTTAGTCTAGTATTCCACGGGGCTCAGGGTTATTTTGCGGGTTGGACAGGTAAGAAACGGATTCTCGGTTTAGTCTTGGCGACCCTCTCTATGGTTGGGGGCTACTACCTGGCATCTCGACTTTATTTTAATGACCTGAAAGCCATTGAAAGTGTTCTAAGCAATACCTTGCAAAACACAGTTGGTTTGGTAGTTGGTTACGTCTTGGCTCAGGCAATAGAAAGAATTGGTGCAGTAAATCATGTTATTAAGGGAAATTAA
- a CDS encoding TIGR01440 family protein: MLLREIKDQTKQVVQEVLELSDLQKGQIFVLGLSSSEVIGGHIGKNSSLEVGEVVVETILEILDQKGIYLAVQGCEHLNRALVVERELAIQKDLEIVNVLPTLHAGGSGQLAAFKYMKDPVEVEFITAQAGVDIGDTAIGMHIKHVQVPIRPSLREIGQAHVTALASRPKLIGGVRAAYQEDEIRKGS, from the coding sequence ATGTTATTAAGGGAAATTAAAGACCAAACTAAGCAAGTTGTGCAAGAAGTCCTAGAACTCAGCGATCTTCAAAAAGGACAGATATTTGTCCTTGGATTGTCCTCTAGTGAGGTGATTGGAGGGCATATCGGGAAAAATTCCAGTCTGGAAGTTGGTGAGGTGGTTGTTGAAACCATCTTGGAAATTCTGGATCAAAAAGGTATCTATCTAGCTGTCCAAGGCTGTGAACACCTCAATCGTGCCTTGGTGGTGGAGCGTGAATTAGCAATCCAGAAGGACTTGGAAATAGTCAATGTCTTACCCACCCTTCATGCAGGTGGTTCAGGACAGCTGGCGGCCTTCAAGTATATGAAGGACCCGGTGGAAGTCGAGTTTATCACCGCTCAGGCTGGTGTAGACATCGGCGACACAGCTATCGGCATGCACATCAAGCACGTCCAAGTTCCGATTAGACCTAGCCTGCGTGAAATTGGACAGGCCCATGTCACAGCTCTCGCCAGCCGACCAAAACTAATCGGCGGAGTCCGAGCAGCCTATCAGGAAGATGAGATACGGAAAGGTTCATAA
- a CDS encoding DUF1349 domain-containing protein, whose translation MKEFTVKDLVWTRPPRQFTISDEEITITTHPQTDLWQKTYYHFVNDNAPVLQMETEEDYFSFTVKTDFAGSHTRFDQCGIVLYQDSENWLKCSIEYENDDFQHLGSVVTNHGFSDWATTEVSSQIKSMWFRLSRRGADYCFENSEDGIHFKQMRVCHFHQGAGKIAFGLYACSPENSSFTARFTNMELSDCKWQAHDGQEPDEI comes from the coding sequence ATGAAAGAATTTACGGTTAAGGATTTAGTGTGGACCCGTCCACCGAGACAATTCACTATTTCAGATGAAGAAATTACCATTACCACCCACCCCCAGACGGATTTGTGGCAGAAGACCTATTACCATTTTGTGAATGACAATGCTCCTGTCTTACAGATGGAGACAGAGGAGGACTATTTTTCTTTTACTGTGAAGACGGATTTTGCGGGTAGTCATACTCGATTTGACCAGTGTGGAATTGTCCTTTATCAAGATTCGGAGAATTGGCTCAAATGTTCGATAGAGTATGAAAATGATGACTTCCAACACTTGGGAAGTGTGGTGACTAATCACGGCTTTTCTGACTGGGCAACTACTGAAGTCAGTTCACAAATCAAATCCATGTGGTTTAGGCTCAGTCGCAGGGGAGCTGATTACTGTTTTGAAAATTCCGAAGATGGTATCCACTTCAAACAAATGCGGGTTTGCCATTTTCATCAAGGGGCGGGGAAAATAGCTTTTGGGCTATATGCCTGTTCACCAGAAAACTCCAGTTTTACAGCTCGCTTTACCAATATGGAATTGAGCGACTGCAAATGGCAGGCCCATGATGGCCAAGAGCCAGATGAAATATAG
- a CDS encoding Rrf2 family transcriptional regulator, which produces MDTKFSVALHILTMISESKEILSSQALAESVGTNASYIRKVIALLKNAGLITSHQGRSGYQLSKSPKDISLLEIYLATQEVEHIRLFQIHQNANLSCPVGQHIEGAMVPIFSSVEQELENQLSRQSLDNVITNLYQSAQVTRI; this is translated from the coding sequence ATGGATACAAAGTTTTCAGTAGCCCTTCATATACTGACCATGATCAGTGAGAGTAAGGAAATACTTAGCTCGCAAGCCTTAGCTGAGAGCGTTGGCACCAATGCCAGCTACATCCGCAAGGTGATTGCACTTTTGAAAAATGCAGGCTTAATCACTTCGCACCAAGGCCGTTCAGGCTACCAATTGAGCAAGTCTCCTAAGGATATTAGCTTATTGGAAATCTACCTTGCGACGCAAGAAGTGGAGCATATTCGCCTATTTCAGATACACCAGAATGCCAATCTTTCTTGTCCGGTTGGGCAGCATATAGAAGGCGCAATGGTTCCCATCTTTTCCAGCGTTGAACAAGAACTGGAAAATCAACTCAGTCGTCAATCCTTAGATAATGTGATTACTAATCTCTATCAATCCGCACAAGTAACCCGAATCTGA
- a CDS encoding NADP-dependent oxidoreductase — protein sequence MKAAQHTSYNKNNIALNLTEIAKPQIKPNQVLVKVTAAGVNPLDNMISRGDVKLIVPYKLPQTAGNEVVGLVEEVGSSVTTFAAGDRVFGRLPLDSIGAFAEYVAVDAQALAKVPAYLTDEEAAAVPLTALTIMQALDLMGAQSGKTIFISGGTGGVGGMAIPIAKAKGLTVITNGDGASAERVLSLGADRFIDYKTEDYTKTLSDVDYVLDTLGGAETEKQMSIMKKGGQLVSLRAMPNGEFAKRMNLPKWKQILFGLAGRSFDKMAKKYGVHYHFIFVESNGRQLQEVADIFNKLEIKPSIDTVYPFEEVNAALDKVANGRSRGKTVLSFN from the coding sequence ATGAAAGCAGCACAACACACATCTTATAACAAAAACAACATCGCCCTTAACCTTACAGAAATTGCTAAGCCACAAATCAAGCCTAACCAAGTCCTTGTCAAAGTGACCGCAGCAGGCGTTAACCCCTTGGACAACATGATTTCACGCGGAGATGTGAAATTGATTGTCCCTTACAAATTGCCCCAAACAGCTGGAAATGAAGTGGTTGGCTTGGTTGAAGAAGTAGGTTCAAGCGTGACGACCTTTGCAGCAGGGGATCGTGTCTTCGGTCGTCTTCCGCTTGATAGTATCGGTGCTTTTGCTGAGTATGTAGCGGTTGACGCTCAGGCTCTTGCTAAGGTTCCTGCCTACTTGACAGATGAAGAAGCAGCTGCCGTTCCTCTGACAGCTCTGACCATCATGCAGGCACTTGACCTTATGGGGGCACAATCTGGCAAGACCATCTTCATCTCAGGCGGAACTGGTGGTGTCGGAGGTATGGCCATTCCGATTGCCAAAGCCAAGGGCTTGACCGTTATCACAAATGGTGATGGGGCAAGTGCAGAGCGGGTGTTGTCATTGGGTGCAGACCGTTTTATCGACTACAAGACAGAAGATTACACCAAAACACTTAGCGATGTTGACTACGTCTTGGACACACTTGGTGGTGCAGAAACAGAGAAACAAATGTCAATCATGAAAAAAGGTGGACAGCTGGTTTCCCTTCGCGCCATGCCAAATGGCGAATTTGCCAAACGTATGAATTTGCCAAAATGGAAACAAATCTTGTTTGGCCTAGCTGGTCGTTCATTTGACAAAATGGCAAAAAAATACGGTGTTCACTACCATTTCATTTTCGTAGAGAGCAATGGTCGCCAACTGCAAGAAGTAGCAGACATTTTCAACAAGCTCGAAATCAAACCGTCAATCGATACAGTTTATCCATTTGAAGAAGTCAACGCAGCACTTGATAAGGTTGCCAACGGTCGTTCACGCGGAAAAACAGTCCTCAGTTTCAACTAA
- a CDS encoding alpha/beta fold hydrolase — translation MSYITTKNQYITVSNNKIAYRELSKGKSDIPLVMLVHLAATLDNWDPKLLDLLAEKHHVIILDLPGVGASQGKVAPTIPGMAEQAVAIIKALGHEKINLLGLSMGGFIAQEIVRLDSQLVNRLILAGTGPRGGFEVDKVTGKTFRYMLKAGLERVDPKRYIFYNHDEAGRLEAEKVLGRMGQRSAAHADKDMNVPGFLTQLKAIKRWGREPQDDMTFITQPTLIVNGDKDMQVPTENSYTMHEKIKNSQLIIYPNAGHGSIFQNAEEFSKALLAFLEESNA, via the coding sequence ATGTCATATATTACAACCAAAAACCAATACATCACCGTTTCAAACAATAAAATCGCCTATCGTGAGCTCAGCAAGGGCAAGTCTGACATTCCTTTGGTCATGCTGGTCCACCTAGCGGCCACCTTGGACAACTGGGATCCCAAATTGCTGGATTTGCTGGCTGAAAAGCACCATGTAATTATCCTAGACCTTCCTGGCGTAGGAGCTAGTCAAGGCAAGGTGGCTCCGACTATTCCAGGAATGGCTGAGCAGGCTGTTGCTATTATCAAGGCTTTGGGTCATGAGAAAATCAATTTGCTGGGTCTGTCTATGGGTGGTTTTATTGCTCAAGAAATCGTTCGTCTGGATAGTCAGCTGGTCAACCGATTGATTTTAGCAGGTACAGGTCCTCGTGGTGGTTTTGAAGTTGATAAGGTAACTGGAAAAACCTTCCGCTATATGCTGAAGGCTGGTTTAGAGCGTGTGGATCCAAAACGCTACATTTTCTACAATCATGATGAAGCAGGTCGTTTGGAGGCAGAAAAAGTCTTGGGTCGTATGGGGCAAAGAAGTGCTGCACATGCAGACAAGGACATGAATGTTCCAGGATTTTTGACCCAGCTGAAAGCTATCAAACGCTGGGGAAGAGAGCCGCAAGATGACATGACCTTTATTACCCAACCAACTCTGATCGTCAACGGTGATAAGGATATGCAAGTTCCGACAGAAAATTCTTATACCATGCATGAAAAAATCAAAAATAGCCAACTGATTATTTATCCAAATGCAGGACACGGCTCGATCTTCCAAAATGCAGAAGAGTTTTCAAAAGCCTTACTAGCCTTTTTGGAGGAAAGCAATGCCTAA
- a CDS encoding SDR family NAD(P)-dependent oxidoreductase yields MPKTILITGSTDGIGKHLAMKLASEGHEVILHGRNSEKLRVALSDIQLKTGSKKIHGYLADFSKLADVYRFSQEIKRDFEQIDVLLNNAGAYFGDARVATAENIEMTFMLSVQVPYILTTELLPLLEKAAGRVIHTSSLMHHFAQTRGLDFGLEQSYSAAMAYNNAKLYTIWLAIAQAEALEKQGSSVTVNAYHPGLIATNLGNDGIKRNLRSRILTSLMKPFSKDLDQGIETGYYLSLSPEVAGVSGRYFAEKRLANVSLKGFDLAKSQALLAYLDKKIQVFKESYGD; encoded by the coding sequence ATGCCTAAAACTATTTTAATCACAGGATCGACAGACGGGATTGGCAAACACCTAGCCATGAAACTAGCTAGTGAAGGCCATGAAGTGATTTTGCACGGGAGAAATAGCGAAAAGCTCCGTGTAGCTCTCAGTGACATTCAGCTAAAAACAGGAAGTAAAAAAATTCATGGCTACCTTGCAGACTTTTCCAAGTTAGCAGATGTCTATCGTTTCAGCCAAGAAATTAAACGCGATTTTGAGCAGATTGATGTCTTGTTAAACAATGCGGGTGCTTACTTTGGTGATGCGCGTGTAGCAACGGCAGAAAATATCGAGATGACCTTTATGCTGTCTGTCCAAGTTCCGTATATCTTGACGACGGAGTTACTTCCCTTGCTGGAAAAAGCAGCAGGCAGGGTCATTCATACCTCTTCCTTGATGCACCATTTTGCACAAACCAGAGGCTTGGATTTTGGTTTAGAGCAGAGCTATTCTGCAGCCATGGCTTACAATAATGCCAAGCTTTACACCATTTGGCTGGCAATAGCTCAGGCAGAGGCCTTAGAAAAGCAAGGTTCATCTGTGACCGTCAATGCCTACCATCCTGGCTTGATTGCGACAAATTTGGGCAATGATGGTATCAAACGCAATCTGAGAAGTCGGATTCTCACCAGTCTGATGAAACCATTTTCCAAGGATTTGGACCAGGGGATTGAAACGGGTTACTACTTAAGCTTGTCACCAGAGGTGGCTGGAGTATCAGGTCGTTATTTTGCGGAGAAAAGGTTGGCTAATGTCAGCTTGAAAGGATTTGATTTGGCAAAGAGCCAAGCCTTACTAGCCTATCTTGATAAGAAAATTCAAGTATTTAAGGAGAGCTACGGTGACTAA
- a CDS encoding NADH:flavin oxidoreductase/NADH oxidase family protein, with protein sequence MTKILLENLQLPNGQVLDNRFFKSAMSETLADSQGAPSDDLIALYDFWAKQGVGVLVTGNVMVDGRYLGEPGNVVLDSDAHLAQFRKWAAVGKKNGVPIWLQLNHPGKQMYRSINQTPIAPSAIPISGGSASAFRPPREMTVFDIKEARDKFIAAGLRAKAAGFTGVQLHAAHGYLTNQFLSPADNQRTDRYGGSLDNRMQFLVEVYQGLREKVGPDFTIALKLNASDFKEEGFGFEDCKHVVKIMSDLGIDLIEISGGNYETPVFGSDYENGAGFVTYALALADLTSVSIVSTGGFRKVTQMEEAIKDGVSMIGLARPFVLRPSLVNDYRQVGDLQADGERTGRYILGGEELVLNSKGESVISYADYAIGMIDEIATGDHLKARISLVSE encoded by the coding sequence GTGACTAAGATTTTGTTAGAAAACCTCCAACTGCCCAATGGTCAGGTCTTAGACAATCGCTTTTTCAAATCCGCTATGAGCGAAACCCTGGCAGATAGTCAGGGAGCTCCCTCAGATGACCTGATTGCCTTATATGATTTTTGGGCCAAGCAGGGAGTGGGTGTCTTAGTGACAGGCAATGTCATGGTGGACGGCCGCTACCTTGGTGAGCCGGGCAATGTGGTCCTTGATTCAGACGCTCATCTGGCTCAATTTCGGAAATGGGCAGCCGTTGGGAAAAAGAACGGTGTGCCTATCTGGCTCCAGCTCAATCATCCTGGCAAACAGATGTATCGGTCGATCAATCAAACTCCGATTGCACCCAGTGCCATTCCGATTTCTGGAGGTTCAGCTTCGGCCTTTCGTCCACCGAGAGAAATGACTGTGTTTGACATCAAAGAAGCCAGAGATAAATTTATTGCAGCAGGCCTTAGGGCAAAAGCAGCAGGATTTACAGGTGTACAGTTACACGCTGCACATGGTTACTTGACCAATCAATTCCTCTCACCAGCGGATAATCAGCGGACGGACCGCTATGGTGGCAGTCTGGACAATCGCATGCAATTCTTGGTGGAAGTTTATCAAGGTCTGCGTGAAAAAGTGGGACCAGATTTTACCATTGCCTTGAAATTGAATGCTTCTGATTTTAAGGAAGAGGGTTTTGGTTTTGAGGATTGTAAGCATGTGGTGAAAATCATGTCTGACTTGGGTATTGACCTGATTGAAATTTCAGGTGGCAATTATGAGACACCTGTTTTTGGTAGTGACTATGAGAATGGTGCTGGATTTGTCACCTATGCCCTTGCTCTAGCAGATTTGACTTCTGTTTCTATTGTTTCAACAGGCGGTTTCCGAAAAGTCACTCAGATGGAGGAGGCTATCAAGGATGGTGTGTCCATGATTGGTCTTGCTAGACCCTTTGTCCTTCGTCCAAGTCTTGTCAATGATTACCGTCAAGTCGGTGATTTGCAAGCAGACGGCGAACGGACAGGTCGTTATATTCTTGGCGGTGAAGAGTTGGTCTTGAACAGCAAGGGAGAAAGCGTTATTTCCTATGCAGATTATGCCATTGGTATGATTGACGAGATTGCAACAGGTGATCATCTCAAAGCACGTATCAGCCTTGTCAGTGAGTAA
- a CDS encoding Rrf2 family transcriptional regulator — protein sequence MQISNKFTIAIHALAFIHLFQDQQRVTSKVLANSIQANPVIIRSVLSGLKEAGIVDAKQGSGGFRLAKTLDDISLYDIFVTVDNIDKKGLFNFHENPHPDCIVGGNIHAAVDDKLVQVQTAMEKELKTMYMSDVLVDLEKAIEEKVKRT from the coding sequence ATGCAGATTTCAAATAAATTTACCATTGCCATTCATGCCTTGGCTTTTATCCATCTCTTTCAAGACCAGCAACGTGTCACCAGCAAGGTTTTGGCAAACAGTATTCAAGCCAATCCCGTTATCATTCGCTCGGTTCTATCTGGTTTGAAGGAAGCGGGAATTGTAGATGCCAAGCAGGGTAGCGGCGGTTTTCGTTTAGCAAAGACGCTTGATGACATTAGTCTTTATGACATCTTTGTTACGGTTGACAATATTGATAAGAAAGGCTTGTTCAACTTTCATGAAAATCCCCATCCCGACTGTATCGTGGGGGGAAATATCCATGCTGCTGTGGACGACAAACTCGTCCAAGTCCAGACAGCTATGGAGAAAGAATTGAAAACTATGTATATGTCCGATGTTCTGGTTGACCTAGAAAAAGCCATTGAAGAAAAAGTGAAAAGGACTTAA
- a CDS encoding TetR/AcrR family transcriptional regulator: MERVKRKESLFVESVVEALWELLEDKSFEKISVSELVERAGIGRVTFYRNFSNKEEVLERSFNLESQAWLTERQIDLSDWSDAHLLLALRQFFDFWYEQQDKIRLLTANHLDYLLEEVLDRYFKERLGDLTDDFHLQFIVGGFFRVLKTWVARGCKESPDDIMRLMSEQ; this comes from the coding sequence ATGGAAAGAGTGAAGCGGAAAGAGTCATTATTTGTGGAGAGTGTCGTGGAGGCTCTGTGGGAGTTACTGGAAGACAAATCTTTTGAAAAGATTAGTGTGTCAGAGTTGGTGGAGCGAGCTGGCATCGGTCGGGTGACCTTTTACCGAAACTTTTCCAATAAGGAAGAGGTGCTCGAACGATCCTTCAACTTGGAATCGCAAGCCTGGTTGACCGAACGGCAGATTGACTTGTCGGATTGGTCAGATGCTCATCTCTTACTAGCTTTACGGCAATTTTTTGACTTTTGGTATGAGCAACAGGATAAGATTCGCTTATTGACTGCCAACCATTTGGACTACTTGCTCGAGGAGGTCTTGGATCGCTATTTCAAAGAAAGACTGGGGGACTTGACTGATGATTTTCACCTGCAATTTATCGTAGGAGGATTTTTCCGAGTGCTCAAAACCTGGGTTGCTCGAGGCTGTAAGGAAAGCCCTGATGACATCATGCGGTTGATGAGTGAGCAATAG
- a CDS encoding alpha/beta hydrolase gives MKKFKKIILWTLGIVASLGIIAYVSVTNHPQLVVGVIQSFMYKESSPNSYSPLYDPIDGLKENGQYLKSEIAYSKDYPNSFLDITYPDQNLEADRPTLFYFHGGGFFGGSKNMGAPLSASQATYLIDDIVSKGYNVVNVDYALVPDHHFPTPVIQMNQAIAYMKEHAEEYHLNMDNVVLMGSSAGAIMAAQYGSVLANQEYAQLLNIEPSIAKEDVKALVIDDAPLDYAKFSLGTKILVGNYVSETIYLSEEEINAYNPISHVNKDYPASFLLGSEDRTDMVSLNKALKQAGVENELVDPLAEEGLEKPHGFVANLRTDPVSAKAFERLMIFIDDRTKE, from the coding sequence ATGAAAAAATTCAAAAAAATCATCTTATGGACCCTTGGGATTGTAGCCAGTCTCGGTATCATTGCTTATGTGTCTGTTACCAATCATCCGCAGTTGGTAGTCGGTGTCATTCAATCGTTTATGTACAAAGAGAGTTCACCGAACTCTTACAGTCCTCTTTATGATCCCATTGATGGTCTGAAAGAAAATGGTCAGTATTTGAAAAGTGAGATTGCCTATAGTAAGGACTATCCCAACAGTTTTTTAGATATTACCTATCCAGACCAAAATCTTGAAGCTGACCGACCAACCCTCTTCTATTTCCACGGTGGTGGATTCTTTGGAGGTAGCAAAAATATGGGGGCCCCTCTGTCAGCTAGCCAAGCGACCTACCTCATTGATGACATCGTGTCAAAAGGATATAATGTTGTCAATGTGGATTATGCTCTTGTACCAGACCACCATTTCCCAACGCCAGTGATTCAAATGAATCAGGCTATCGCCTACATGAAGGAACACGCTGAAGAATATCACTTGAACATGGACAATGTCGTCTTGATGGGTTCATCAGCAGGTGCCATCATGGCGGCACAATATGGTAGCGTCTTAGCCAATCAAGAGTACGCTCAGCTATTGAATATTGAACCAAGTATTGCAAAAGAAGATGTCAAGGCTCTGGTTATAGACGATGCTCCTTTAGATTATGCCAAATTTAGCCTAGGTACGAAGATCTTGGTTGGAAATTATGTTTCAGAAACCATCTATCTAAGTGAGGAAGAAATCAATGCCTATAACCCTATTTCCCATGTGAATAAAGACTACCCAGCTAGTTTCCTTCTGGGAAGCGAGGATCGAACAGATATGGTGTCGCTCAACAAGGCTTTGAAGCAAGCGGGAGTTGAAAATGAATTGGTCGATCCTTTGGCAGAAGAAGGGCTTGAAAAGCCTCATGGTTTTGTGGCGAATTTACGAACAGACCCTGTGTCTGCCAAAGCATTTGAACGGTTGATGATTTTTATAGACGATAGAACCAAGGAATAG